The following is a genomic window from Gloeocapsa sp. PCC 73106.
GCATTCCAACGTCCTATTTCCACCCAAGAAGCATCTGGGGATCGTTCTGCACCCTTAGGAAGTTTAAAACCAGTAGAAGAATCAAAGGATTTTCCTAGCCGATTTTGGCGACTCCAAGATCGTAACTGATAAGTTAGCTCAGCATTGCGATCGCCAGTTTCACTTCCTGTCGGTGGCATAATAATTAATGCTCCTGTAGCTGTACGCTCGAATCTTAAGTCAAGGTTATTTTGACAAAGCTGAAAAAATTGCTCGTCAGTTAAGTCAATATTTAATTCGAGGAGAGCCGGTAAAGCAATGCTATTAGTGTTCATATTATTTATCTATTTGTTTATCTTATCAAAAATTATTGAGGGTAATAAAAAATATCTCTAGAATATGGTGACTTTTTCAAGAGATCTTTTAATGTTTATTTAAATTTGGAAATAATTTAGAGTGTAAATCTTCTTTTAATCAGTGTCTAGGGTATTTAGAGCATTTTCTACCGCTGTAACATAAGCTGCATCATCTTTAGTTTCAGATGGTACACGTCCTGCTGAAATTGCAGCTTCGATCAGAGATTGGGCCGTTACTTTTCCAGCTTTAACCGCTTGAGATAGTAAAACACCGCTGGGAATACCTTGTGGTTCAAAATAACCCTCTCTAGCTAAAGCGACTAAGTCATTGGGCTGAGTTTCTTCACTCGGAGGAGTTTGCGCCAATATATGAGGGTTGACAGTGATTACTGAAGCAAAACCAACTGCTGAAAGTGAGCTCAAAACCACAGTGGCTATTGTACCGATAATTAAACGTTTCATAATAATTCTCCTCAAACAAATTAAATAGTTTTGTTTGCATGATTATTATATAGCAATTATTTAAACTAGGCTAAATCTTTATGTATTAGCTCACAAACAGCCACCAGAAAAGGGTTTTTGCGTTTTGACACTAACATTCTCGTACCCAGCTGCTTGTAGTAGTTGAGTAACTATGACTTGAGTTTGTAGATTGGCTTGAGCTAAAATACCTTCCTTACAAGCGCTAGCAACTATAGCGTCTTGAGCTCGACGTTCTGCGTCGCTTTGTAGCTCGGGGGCAACATCGGGACCTAGACTAAGAAAACCACGATTATAGTATTTTACCTGCGATCGCCTGATGTCAATCTTGCTATCTAGAATCTCTGGAGGGGGTAACAAAATCTCTAAACCTGTTGGGGATTGTTTGATATGTTCAGGTTTTAATTGTTCTAAATTGATCCCAGCCCTTACTTCACCTCGAGCGAGATAAACTAGTTCTGTTTTCCCTATTACTAATGTGCCCAGGTTTCGCTCTGCTTGAGTGGGTATGAGTGATTCACCGGTAAAAATTACCGTGTGCAGTTGACCGACTTGACGCAACTGTTGTACAATTAAAGTCTGATTCTTGGAGCGAATCCCGTCGCGATATTGCCAAAAACCAATCAAAAATATCAGTGTGAAGCTCCCAATAGCCTTGAATTTCATGGGTTGAATATTTTAAGCGGAATTTAATTTTTACTTTTTCTCAAACATTTTAAAATTAGAGATGTAAAGACGGATAGAAACTCTCTTCATCATAACCGCATTTACTATAACTAATCAAACAACTAAATTAGGAACTTATGTATTATGCCAGCAGACAAAAATAAAAGTTTGAATGTATCAGACCAAGATTATTGGTATTGGTACTATCAGGGTAAAGAAAAAGAGGATCAAGGGGCTTATCTAGATGCCCTCAAAGCCTACGAACAAGCTATTTACCTAAGGGGGGATGACTATTGGGTGTGGTACCGTCACGCCAATGTCTTGTACAGTTTGGAACGTCATAATGAGGTAATCGTTAGTTTAGATAGAGCTTTAGCGATTCGTCCCCAAGATTACTGGGCGTGGTATTATAGAGGTTGCGTTTCACTGGAAGATCTAGATAACTATCAAGAAGCCATATTGAGCTTTGAACAGGCGATCGCACAACGTCCTGAAGACTATTGGGCTTGGTATAGACTGGGTGATACTTATCGTCAGTTGGGTAAATATCAAGATGCGGTCAATAGCTATAAACAAAGTCTATGTAAGCGTCCTGAAGATTATTGGTCTTGGTATCGGATGGGGGATGCTTATCTACGTTCTGGCGCTTATCAAGAAGCTATTGAAAGCTACAGAAAGGCTTTGTACATAGACTCCGGGAGTTTTTGGGCTTGGTCTAAATTGGGGGATGCTTGGCGTTATCTGAGCAATTATCAGCAGGCGATCGCCGGGTATCAAGAAGCTCTCGCTCTCAAACCCGACGATGAGTATAATTGGTATAATCAGGCTTGTTGTGCGGCTCATCTATCGAGAGTGGAGTTAGCAAACGACTGCTTAGAAAGAGCGATCGCTTTAAATCCCCGAAATCAGGAACTAGCTCAGACGGATTCAGACTTTTGCCGGATTACTTCTGAGCCATCTTTTCAAAGGGTATTAACGTAGCTTTTATTTAGGAACCTGGGCGGTTAGGACTTCGTTTCCTTTTGCTGTAACTAATACGTCGTCCTCGATACGCACACCGATCCCGCGCCAGTGTTCGGGTATTTCCGGTTGGTCCGTTGCGGGTTTAATTCCAGGTCCGATATAGATACCAGGCTCTACGGTAAGTATATGTCCTGGTTGGAGTATTTGCCAGTTTTCCGGTCCAGATTTGTATAATCCCGCGTCGTGAACGTCTAAGCCTAGCCAATGTCCTGTACGATGCATATAAAAGGGTTTATACTGCTGTTCTTTAATAATTACTTCTTTGTCCCCCACTAGTAATCCTAAATCTAATAAACCGTCGACGATGACGGAGACAGCTGTATCGTGGTACTGATTGTAGGGGTTACCTGGTTGTACTTGAGCGATCGCCTGTAGCTGGGCTTCTAGGACGATATCATAGATTGCCTGTTGTTCTGGGGTAAATTCACCCTCTACGGGAAAAGTGCGAGTAATATCGCCGTTGTAATAACCAAAACAACAGCCCGCATCGATCAGCAGTAATTCGTGAGCTTGTATTTGGCGATTGTTTTCCGTGTAGTGTAAGATACAAGCGTTAGCCCCAGAGGCGACAATAGAAGGATAAGCTGGACCCAAAGCGCCGTTACTGCGGAATGTTTGTTCAATCTCGGCTTGAATTTGATACTCGTATTGTCCCACTTGAGCTAATTCTCGAGCGCGATTATGAGCAAGGGCGGAGATAGCCGTGGCTTGACGCATCAGTGCTATTTCGGCTTCACTCTTGATTTGTCGCAAAGGGTGTAGGATAAAGTGACTATCTTCTAAGGCAACGGGACCCGTACCTCTTCTGGAGTAGGTAGCTAGTAACTTTTGCCAGAGGGAGATAATTGTCTCATTCAAAGCGCGATCGCGACCCAAATGATAGTAAATGCGCTCAGCTTTTTCTAAATATTGGGGTAATTGTGCTGCTAATTCGCTGATGGGGTAAACCATGTCAGCGCCCAAAATTTCCTTTGCTTGTTCTACTCCCAAACGGTAACCTGTCCATACTTCTAAATCGGGATCCTTGGGTTGAACGAAGAGGATAAATTGGTGTTCCTCGTGATGGGGGGCTAAAACCGCTATAGCTTCTGCTTCATTAAAGCCCGTGAGATAAAAAAAGTCGCTATCTTGACGATAGTTGTACTCTACATCGTTGTGCATTACTGCTGTGGGAGCGCTGGGGAAGATGGCGGTTCCGTTACCGATTTTTGCCATTAATTGTTGACGGCGTTGAGCGTATTCGCTAGCTGGAATTTCCATATTATTTAGTCATTGCCAATAAATTTTGATAGTCAAAAACCTTAATCAGAGTTCCTTCTGGGGGGAGGTTTTGAGGAAATAAAGTAGTTGTATCGGAGTCTAGTCGTTGTACTGTCATTGACCCTGCTAACTCTATAAACTGGTCTACCGCTACCAACTCACACTGTAGGGGATCGGCTGCGGGGGTAAGATATTGAGTAGGGATAACGATTTTAGGATTGAGCACAGCGATCGCGTCTAGGGCTTCTTGGGGATTATAAGCTTTTGGTCCTCCCCCCACGGGTATTAGGGCTAAATCGGGAGTTCCCATTAAAATCTTTTCTTCTACCCCTAAAACTGAAGCAGCACCACCCATATGGAGAATATTTATCCCACCTAAAGTCCAACGCCAGACTACATTGAGACCAAAGCGTCTACCTCCTTCGCGATCGTGGGGTATACTTACACCTTGGAATTTAATCCCTGCGTATTGATAGTCCCCTGGTTCGTAAATTACTTGGGGATTGCCTGGTAAATCTGTAGCTGCGCCCTCGTCTAGGAGTAGACTACTTAACAAGACTAGATCGGCTTCTATTTTTGGTAAACGATAGCCCGCGGTACAGCCCAAAGCCTCGAAAGGATTGACTAAAACCCGCACACCATCCCCTATAAACAGAAAACTAGTATGTCCTAACCATTGGATCGTTAAACCCTGGGTTTGAGCAGTTAGTGGTAAGGACACGAGGGTGAGAAAACTAGCGCCGGCGTAACTCAGGAAAGTTTTTCTTTTCATCGAGACTAATTAAGAGATTTGAGGAAATTGCCTAAGAGATCTTTACCCAAGTGAGTTAATATGCTCTCTGGATGAAATTGTACCCCTTGGATATGTGGATAGTCTCTATGTCTTATACCCATAATTATTTCTTCGCTAGTCCAAGCGGTGATTTCTAAAACCTCAGGAAGATTATCTTTAGCCACAATCAAGCTGTGGTAGCGGGTAGCGGTGATGGGGTTGTGCAAATTGGCGAATACCCCTACTCCCTGATGATAAATTTCTGAGGTTTTGCCGTGCATCAGTGTAGGAGCGTTTACGATTTTACCGCCAAAAACTTGACCAATACTTTGATGTCCCAAGCATACCCCTAAAATGGGAACTTTTGGACCCAAAAGAGCGATAATCTCGGGACAAATTCCCGAATCTTCTGGTCTTCCTGGTCCTGGAGAGATGACGATTCCCCCAGGTTTTGCTTGAATAATAGACTCTATATCAACTTGATCATTGCGATAGACTTTGATTTCTTTAGCTATCGGAAATTTCTGGCTGAGTTCTCCTAAATATTGGACTAGATTGTAGGTAAAACTGTCGTAATTATCGATGACGATGATCAAAGCTCAACTCCAGGGATAGGTAGAGATAAACTGTAGCAATGTTTTTCCAAGAGGTGGTAAGAGAATAAAAGAGGCTACTAATAGAGCTGCGATCGCTGCCATCAAAACAGCTCCAGCTGCGCAATCTTTGGCTATTTTGGCGAGTTCATGATAGGTTTGTTTAACGGTTAGGTCGACTACTGACTCGATTGCCGTATTTAACAATTCTAAAACCATAACTAAGCAACAAGTCAGAATAATAATAGACATTTGTACCGCGGATATCCCCAAAGCTACCCCCAAGCTAATCGCTAGAAGTGCGATCGCTGTATGAATGCGAAAGTTACGTTGAGTAGTAAAGGCGTAATTTACTCCAGCCCAAGCGTACCTGAAGCTCGACCACAGATCGGGAGCTATGCGCCAAGCTAAGCTACGTTCTGCTCTAGACTTGCTGTTGCCGGAGTTGGACTCTATCAATTGCAGATTTGAGCTCATAATTACCTACCAAGGGTTTAAGGTGATATTTTAGTATATCTCGATAGTCTATTGAAGGTACTCCCAGTCTAATTCTACCAATCTTAATAGTTGTTCTTGTTGAGTTAGCATAGAGTCTAGACTCTTCTCGTCGGGATGATCCCAGCCTAAAAGATGTAACAAACCATGACTAGCTAACCAAGCTAATTCTAGTACTAGAGAATGTCCTTTAGTTTGAGCTTGAATCCTGGCTGTTTCTACAGAAATGACCACATCCCCCAGGTAAATTGGTTCAGTTTCACTCTCAGAGCTTTTAGGTATGTCCACTTCTAAGGCAGCAAAAGCTAAGACATCCGTAGCTCTATTCTGATTACGGTATTGAGCGTTAAGCTGGGTAATTTCTGCATCGTCTGTCAATCTCAAACTGAGTTCATATCCTGCTTCTGCTTGTTTATTTAAACTGTTGATCCAGGTTTGAAACCATTGTTGCCAAGTTTCCTCGGAGATTGACTCAAACTCAACAAGAATTTCTAGATTAAGCGTAACTGGTTGATTAGACATTAGCGCGTCAAGTAAGATACCCCTACTAAAAAGGCGAGCAACCCTACTACGGTTAGAAAAAAGTGCTTGATGGAGGTACCTTTTTTACGTACCATATTGCGCATCGCTAACTTAACGTAGCTGGGTTGTTGCTCAGTGGGATTAGTCATGATTTAACATTTAAATTAGAGAGTACTGGCTTAAATCTAACAAAAAATCTCAAGTCATTTTTACTAGTTATGAGAAATATACTGAATCTAGTCACCGCTACCCTAATGATGGGTTGGATCGTCAGCATCGCTGTTTTCTCTATTCAAAATATCCAAGCCGTAAGCCTCAGGTTTTTGCTGTTTGAATCGATTAGAATGCCTGTAGGGGTTTTATTAGCTTTTTGCGTGGGTTTTGGTCTGGTTTTAGGAGCGATTATACCTATAATTTGGCAATTGCTCACGGGTAAAGGCTCTAAACGCAGCATAAAATCTCAAAACGAGTTATACTAAGGAGCTAGATTATGTTTTTAGTCACGGGTGCTACTGGTTCCCTAGGACGTAGAATTGTCAAACAACTCAGACTAGAAAATCGTCCCGTCAGAGCGATGGTGCGGCTATTTTCTCGATATCAAGAGTTAGAAAGTTTAGGCGCCGAAATTTTTATCGGTGATTTGAAACAAGACCAAGATATTGTTAAAGCTTGTCAAGGAATAGAGTACATTATTAGCGCCCATGGTGGCTATGAGGATACAGAAACTATAGAGTATCGTGCTAATATCAGGCTGATTGACCAAGCTAAAGAACAAGGGATTCAACACTTTGTCTATATCTCCGTTTTAGGCGCAGACAGGGGTTATGAAGATAGCCCGATCTTTAAAGCTAAAAGAGCGGTAGAAAAATATTTAGTGAGTAGCGGTGTTAAATATACTATTTTAAGACCTTCGGGTTTTGCCAGTAGTCTGATTCCTCTGGCAGAGAGATTTAAAGACACCGGGATTTATCTAATCATTGGCGATCCTCAAAACCGTTCGTCGACTATTAGTGATGATGATCTCGCTCAGATAGCGATCGCTTCTGTCACTAAAGAAGGCGCTTTCAACCAAATTTTACCCGTAGGTGGACCGAGAGTCCTTAACAGAGAAGATATACCCAAAATTTTCGGTGAACTCTATCAACGTGAACCCATTATTCTCAATCCTCCTCTGTGGCTGTTAGATGGGGTTCGTGGAGCGATCGCACTATTTAACCCGACGACTGATCAAGCTTTGGGAACTTTGAGAACTCTTTTAGCTAACGAGTTTTTTTGTACTCCTGGGGAAATAGCCAGAGTTGAAGGGATTTATGACCTAAAATTGGAGTCTTTGGAAAGTTTCTTAAAACGCTATTTGAGTATTGCCTAGGAAAAAAAGTCATCCTAGGGTTACATATTTTTGCTAAAGATTTGTAAACTATTGTTAACCCCGAATCTAATAAGTCATAAAAACAGATGAATGCAACTGTAAATAAATCTCTGCTAACAACTGAGTACTGTTTATTAATCGGTCACATCCTGTCCATGGGATTTGGTCTGGCGGGAATATTAATCGTTTTGCCCAATCCCGATTTTATCGCTAGTTTACCAGAGGTTGGTAAAACTGCCTTCGCTTGGTCTATGGTGGGAGGCGGAGTAGTCTACATGATTCTTGGTATAGCTACAGTAAGTGTGTATGCTTATCGCACCGTGGGCAAATGGCACTGGCTCAGTTTCATGTTACCCGCGCTGTTGATCTCTCTAGGTAGTGAATTATTGGGAACGAGTACGGGATTTCCCTTTGGACATTATCGCTATCTTAGTGGCCTAGGTTATAAAATTGCGGGTTTAGTACCATTTACTATCCCTCTATCCTGGTTTTATCTGGGATTCAGCGCTTATTTAATCGCTAAACTAGGACTAGCTAATCGTTCAATTCCTAATTGGCTCAAAACATCCCTGGCGATCGCTCTCGGTTCTCTGTTACTTACTTCCTGGGATTTCGTTTTAGATCCGGCGATGAGTCAAACTAAACTGCCTTTTTGGCTGTGGGAACAACCCGGCGCTTTCTTTGGGATGCCTTATCAAAACTTCGCTGGTTGGTTTGGAACGGGCGCACTATTTATGACCGTGGCGGCTTTATTATGGAAGACCAAACCCTTAAATATTAACGCTTCATTAGAAACTCCTCTGATTATTTACTTAAGTAACTTCGCCTTTGCCATGATTATGAGTATAGCCGAAGGAATATACACACCAGTAATCTTAGGAATTATTTTGGGCGTAATTCCGGTGATCTGGCTCTATAAAAGCGCCAGAGAAAATCAAGTTTCTCAGTCTCTAAACTATGAGATATTAGAAGAACAGGGCCTAGAAATGCCTGTAGTTCCGATTAAATAACATTTACAACTGCTTCATGGAATCATTGACTCAAACCACAGTAGGCGCGATTTGCTTGATTTTGCTACTTTCTCAGGGGAGTGCCACTTTAATTCTGCTTTCTCGTCTACTACCGGGGGCTAGGCGCAAACCCCCTCTAGTACCGATGGATCCCACCCCTGAACAATTGGGTGCTGTCAGCGTAATCGTTCCTACTCTCAATGAAGCCGCGCGGGTAGATCCTTGCTTGCGGGGTTTGAGTCATCAGAGCTATGAAGTACGAGAAATTATCTTTGTCGATAGTAAATCTCAAGACGGTACTCCCGAAAAGGTGAAAACCGCCCAAATCTCGGATCCCCGTTTTCGTCTGTTTAATGACCCTCCTCTACCTCAGGGGTGGGTTGGTCGTCCTTGGGCTTTACACAACGGCTTTTTATACAGTTCTACTCACAGTAAGTGGATTTTGGGAATAGACGCCGATACTATACCTCAACCGGGTTTGGTGGCGAGTTTGATTAGCACCGCTGAACAGGAGGGTTATGATGTCATCTCTCTGGCGCCTCAATTTATACTTAAGTATCCGGGAGAATGGTGGTTACAACCAGCTTTACTAATAACTCTTCTCTATCGCTGTTCTAGCCCTGGATCTGGGAATTCGCTCCCTGAGAGAATCATGGCGAATGGACAGTGTTTTTTATGTCGTCGAGAAGTACTAGCTGCGGTAGAAGGCTATCAAAGCGCGGCTAGTTCTTTTTGTGATGATGTAACTCTCGCTCGTTATCTCGCTACGCGCGGCTATAACGTGGGTTTTGGCGATGGCGCTAATCTGATTAAAGTCAGAATGTACGAGGGTTTAAAAGAAACTTGGCAAGAATGGGGGCGATCGCTCGACTTAAAAGATGCTACCTCTCCACTCTCATTGTGGTCTGACTTGTGGCTATTATTCAACGTTCAAGCTTTACCCCTACTCCTACTACTAGTTACTGGTTGGCTATTAAGCCAAGGTATAACTTTTTTAACCATCAAAGCAGTATTTGCTCTCAATTTGGGACTATTGGTACTGCGTTTTACCCTCACGTTCGCTACGGCTGGTTCCTATGCTAATTTAAGCCTATTTAATCCTTCTTCCTGGTTATTCTGGTTATCGCCTTTAGCTGATCCCGTCGCTTGGTTCAGGATTTGGCTTTCAGCGCGTCAAACACCCCGACAATGGCGCGGTAGAAGTTATTGAGCTTTAAGATCAAGAGTTAGTCGTGATTACGCTAGCAATGATACTAACAACCATGCTAATAGACCAAATAATCATGACCTGTTGCAAAGCAAATCTTCCCGCATTCATCCAGCCCCAAATAAAGGTATAAATGCCGCAAAAAATGCCAAAAATACCCCAGAGTAAACCTTTTGCTGGGAAAAGTTTGATTAATGTCAGAATTAGGCAAATAAGAGATACTATAGAAGTAAGATACAATAATAATTCAAAAAACATCAGCTTAACTTTTATCTGGAATCAGTACTACAAATATTAAACTAGATCACATAACTAATTTATATAATACCTTAGGAAAAATTAACAGTCTGATTAACCAATAGGCGATCGCTGTAATTAGTAACCAAGACACAAAGGGTATCTTTGCTTCCAACTGGCTACAAGATCTAACTAAACTGCGATTCCAAGATAGAGGTAAAATGACGTTGATAACTATTAATCCCATGATTAAAACAGCCACGGGAGCAAAAAGATGCACTTTTAAACTTTGTTGCCAATCCCCTTTAAGCAGAAGTGCGATCGCTCTTGATAATCCACAACCAGGACAGGGAATATTTAAACTCTGACGTATAGGACAGGACCAAGAGGGTAAATCAAGGGATACTAGAGTCAAATGTACTCCCAAACTTCCAGCTACAGATAGACAAATGGGTTTATTCGCCAATAAAGGGGAAATAGAAGGATGTTTCACATTATAGCCATACCAAGCAATTCAGTAATTCTCAATCCTAAACTTGCATTTGTGCTAGTCGGCTAGCATAACCCAATGTTAATCGACCTATTTGGAACAAGTGTAATGCAATTTCGTGGCGAAACTCATCTGGAGTGAGATGAGAAGCCTGTACAATTTCGTCTGAAATAACAATGCTCATGGCTTCAATTGTTTTATCAATCATATTTTCAAGGTTAACAACTTTCAGACAAATGGGTTTACTCGCCAACAAAAGGGAAAGAGAAAAATGTGTCATAGTTTAAATGAAACCCATTCTAACTTCTGAGGTAAAAAAGCCTGAGGACAGGTTTTGTTTTTAAAATCGCATTTATATACGGTTGGTTTTTGCCAGCTTAAAGGTATTTCTAACAAATCTCTAGCTCCAGTGATTCCCTGTCCCACAAATAGCAGTAAAGCTACACAATTTAAGATGATATGAACGTAGCGCCAGCGCAAAGAGCGATCCTTGTAGATATCTTCAACTATAGCTAGAGAAAAAACCATCAACAAAGCTACAGTAATCCCGTAATAGT
Proteins encoded in this region:
- a CDS encoding Uma2 family endonuclease; the encoded protein is MNTNSIALPALLELNIDLTDEQFFQLCQNNLDLRFERTATGALIIMPPTGSETGDRNAELTYQLRSWSRQNRLGKSFDSSTGFKLPKGAERSPDASWVEIGRWNALTPAEKERFAPLCPDFVVELISPSDSTPKTRAKMKEYMDNGAKLGWLINRQQQQVEIYRPNQEVEILPSPQKLSGEDVLPGFVLDLAEIW
- a CDS encoding DUF4230 domain-containing protein, translating into MKFKAIGSFTLIFLIGFWQYRDGIRSKNQTLIVQQLRQVGQLHTVIFTGESLIPTQAERNLGTLVIGKTELVYLARGEVRAGINLEQLKPEHIKQSPTGLEILLPPPEILDSKIDIRRSQVKYYNRGFLSLGPDVAPELQSDAERRAQDAIVASACKEGILAQANLQTQVIVTQLLQAAGYENVSVKTQKPFSGGCL
- a CDS encoding tetratricopeptide repeat protein translates to MPADKNKSLNVSDQDYWYWYYQGKEKEDQGAYLDALKAYEQAIYLRGDDYWVWYRHANVLYSLERHNEVIVSLDRALAIRPQDYWAWYYRGCVSLEDLDNYQEAILSFEQAIAQRPEDYWAWYRLGDTYRQLGKYQDAVNSYKQSLCKRPEDYWSWYRMGDAYLRSGAYQEAIESYRKALYIDSGSFWAWSKLGDAWRYLSNYQQAIAGYQEALALKPDDEYNWYNQACCAAHLSRVELANDCLERAIALNPRNQELAQTDSDFCRITSEPSFQRVLT
- a CDS encoding aminopeptidase P N-terminal domain-containing protein produces the protein MEIPASEYAQRRQQLMAKIGNGTAIFPSAPTAVMHNDVEYNYRQDSDFFYLTGFNEAEAIAVLAPHHEEHQFILFVQPKDPDLEVWTGYRLGVEQAKEILGADMVYPISELAAQLPQYLEKAERIYYHLGRDRALNETIISLWQKLLATYSRRGTGPVALEDSHFILHPLRQIKSEAEIALMRQATAISALAHNRARELAQVGQYEYQIQAEIEQTFRSNGALGPAYPSIVASGANACILHYTENNRQIQAHELLLIDAGCCFGYYNGDITRTFPVEGEFTPEQQAIYDIVLEAQLQAIAQVQPGNPYNQYHDTAVSVIVDGLLDLGLLVGDKEVIIKEQQYKPFYMHRTGHWLGLDVHDAGLYKSGPENWQILQPGHILTVEPGIYIGPGIKPATDQPEIPEHWRGIGVRIEDDVLVTAKGNEVLTAQVPK
- a CDS encoding MBL fold metallo-hydrolase, whose translation is MKRKTFLSYAGASFLTLVSLPLTAQTQGLTIQWLGHTSFLFIGDGVRVLVNPFEALGCTAGYRLPKIEADLVLLSSLLLDEGAATDLPGNPQVIYEPGDYQYAGIKFQGVSIPHDREGGRRFGLNVVWRWTLGGINILHMGGAASVLGVEEKILMGTPDLALIPVGGGPKAYNPQEALDAIAVLNPKIVIPTQYLTPAADPLQCELVAVDQFIELAGSMTVQRLDSDTTTLFPQNLPPEGTLIKVFDYQNLLAMTK
- a CDS encoding aminodeoxychorismate/anthranilate synthase component II → MIIVIDNYDSFTYNLVQYLGELSQKFPIAKEIKVYRNDQVDIESIIQAKPGGIVISPGPGRPEDSGICPEIIALLGPKVPILGVCLGHQSIGQVFGGKIVNAPTLMHGKTSEIYHQGVGVFANLHNPITATRYHSLIVAKDNLPEVLEITAWTSEEIIMGIRHRDYPHIQGVQFHPESILTHLGKDLLGNFLKSLN
- a CDS encoding diacylglycerol kinase family protein — its product is MSSNLQLIESNSGNSKSRAERSLAWRIAPDLWSSFRYAWAGVNYAFTTQRNFRIHTAIALLAISLGVALGISAVQMSIIILTCCLVMVLELLNTAIESVVDLTVKQTYHELAKIAKDCAAGAVLMAAIAALLVASFILLPPLGKTLLQFISTYPWS
- the ybeY gene encoding rRNA maturation RNase YbeY, with amino-acid sequence MSNQPVTLNLEILVEFESISEETWQQWFQTWINSLNKQAEAGYELSLRLTDDAEITQLNAQYRNQNRATDVLAFAALEVDIPKSSESETEPIYLGDVVISVETARIQAQTKGHSLVLELAWLASHGLLHLLGWDHPDEKSLDSMLTQQEQLLRLVELDWEYLQ
- a CDS encoding DUF3285 domain-containing protein encodes the protein MTNPTEQQPSYVKLAMRNMVRKKGTSIKHFFLTVVGLLAFLVGVSYLTR
- a CDS encoding LapA family protein; the protein is MRNILNLVTATLMMGWIVSIAVFSIQNIQAVSLRFLLFESIRMPVGVLLAFCVGFGLVLGAIIPIIWQLLTGKGSKRSIKSQNELY
- a CDS encoding SDR family oxidoreductase; translated protein: MFLVTGATGSLGRRIVKQLRLENRPVRAMVRLFSRYQELESLGAEIFIGDLKQDQDIVKACQGIEYIISAHGGYEDTETIEYRANIRLIDQAKEQGIQHFVYISVLGADRGYEDSPIFKAKRAVEKYLVSSGVKYTILRPSGFASSLIPLAERFKDTGIYLIIGDPQNRSSTISDDDLAQIAIASVTKEGAFNQILPVGGPRVLNREDIPKIFGELYQREPIILNPPLWLLDGVRGAIALFNPTTDQALGTLRTLLANEFFCTPGEIARVEGIYDLKLESLESFLKRYLSIA
- the cruF gene encoding gamma-carotene 1'-hydroxylase CruF; translation: MNATVNKSLLTTEYCLLIGHILSMGFGLAGILIVLPNPDFIASLPEVGKTAFAWSMVGGGVVYMILGIATVSVYAYRTVGKWHWLSFMLPALLISLGSELLGTSTGFPFGHYRYLSGLGYKIAGLVPFTIPLSWFYLGFSAYLIAKLGLANRSIPNWLKTSLAIALGSLLLTSWDFVLDPAMSQTKLPFWLWEQPGAFFGMPYQNFAGWFGTGALFMTVAALLWKTKPLNINASLETPLIIYLSNFAFAMIMSIAEGIYTPVILGIILGVIPVIWLYKSARENQVSQSLNYEILEEQGLEMPVVPIK
- the cruG gene encoding 2'-O-glycosyltransferase CruG, with the protein product MESLTQTTVGAICLILLLSQGSATLILLSRLLPGARRKPPLVPMDPTPEQLGAVSVIVPTLNEAARVDPCLRGLSHQSYEVREIIFVDSKSQDGTPEKVKTAQISDPRFRLFNDPPLPQGWVGRPWALHNGFLYSSTHSKWILGIDADTIPQPGLVASLISTAEQEGYDVISLAPQFILKYPGEWWLQPALLITLLYRCSSPGSGNSLPERIMANGQCFLCRREVLAAVEGYQSAASSFCDDVTLARYLATRGYNVGFGDGANLIKVRMYEGLKETWQEWGRSLDLKDATSPLSLWSDLWLLFNVQALPLLLLLVTGWLLSQGITFLTIKAVFALNLGLLVLRFTLTFATAGSYANLSLFNPSSWLFWLSPLADPVAWFRIWLSARQTPRQWRGRSY
- a CDS encoding DUF2752 domain-containing protein, which translates into the protein MKHPSISPLLANKPICLSVAGSLGVHLTLVSLDLPSWSCPIRQSLNIPCPGCGLSRAIALLLKGDWQQSLKVHLFAPVAVLIMGLIVINVILPLSWNRSLVRSCSQLEAKIPFVSWLLITAIAYWLIRLLIFPKVLYKLVM
- a CDS encoding UPF0175 family protein, producing the protein MTHFSLSLLLASKPICLKVVNLENMIDKTIEAMSIVISDEIVQASHLTPDEFRHEIALHLFQIGRLTLGYASRLAQMQV